In the Armatimonadia bacterium genome, CGCGACCGTGCCCTGTGCCAGCCCTGCGGGGTCACTGGTCGCCAAATCGGGGATCGCTGGATGAAATCACCCTTCGGCGCCTTCGTGATGATCCTGCACGGCCATATCCCCTATGTTCTCGGACACGGGACCTGGCCCCATGGCAGCAACATGATCTATGAGGCCGCGGCGGAGACCTACATCCCCTTGCTCTGGGCGCTGGAGGAGTTGGTGCATGAGGGCATCTCGCCCAACATCACCATCAGCCTGAGCCCGATCACGGTGGAGCAGCTTGCCGATGAGCGGTTCAAGATGTGGTTCGAGGCCTACCTGACGGACAAGCAGAAGACCGCCCAGAGGGACGCGGCGGAGTTTCAGGCTCGTGGCGACGGACACCTGGCCTTCCTCGCCGGGCAGTGGGAAGGGCGCTATCGGTCCGTGTGCGAGGCCTTCATCGACGGCTACGACAGGGACCTGGTGGCAGCCTTCCGGCGACTGCAGGATGGCGGGCACATCGAGGTCATGACCTGTGCCGCCACTCACGGCTATCTGCCCTTGCTCCACGAGGACGCCAGCATCCAGGCGCAGATCCTGCAGTCGGTGCAGACCTACGAGCAGCACTTCGGCCGACGACCGCGTGGCATCTGGCTACCGGAGTGCGCCTATCGACCGCGCTGCCGCTGGGCGCCGCCGCCGGAGATCGGCTACCCGGAGACGCCCTATCCGCGTAAGGGCATCGAGGAGTTCCTGGGCGAGAACGGCTTCGACTACTTCGTCGTCGACACTCACATGCTCGGCGGCGGGAATCCGCTGCCTGTGAGTGTGAGCCGCGAGGACACACTCGGGAAGGCTTGGGGCCACATCCGGCACGTCCGTGAGGCCTCGCCCTACTACGGCGCGAAGACCCCTTACCGTCCGTACTTCGTGGGCGACCGCTTTGAAGACCATCCGCCGGTCGCAATCCTGGTGCGCGACCCGGACACGAGTCAGCAGGTGTGGAGTGGCTGGCGGGGCTATCCGGGCGACTACTGCTACCTGGAGTTCCACAAGAAGCACATGCCCGGCGACTTGCGCTACTGGCGAGTGACGGACGACCTCAACGACCTCTCCAGCAAGGCGCCCTACGAGCCCCAGCTTGCCAACGACCGCCTCCAGGAGCATGCCGGGCACTTCCTGTCGCTGGTGAAGGAGAAGCTGCGAAACGCGCCCTGGGAAGGCGGCATGCCGCTGGTCTGCGCGCCCTTCGATGCGGAGCTGTTCGGGCACTGGTGGTTCGAGGGTCCACGCTGGATGAGCAAGATGCTGCGGTGGATGAACCAGGACCCGGAGATCAGTGTGATGACCGCGTCGGCCTACCTGGCGGCTCACTCACCGGACCGGGCGACCGCACTTCCCGAGGGTTCCTGGGGTGCCGGTGGTGGGCATTACGTGTGGATGAACAACGAGACCGCCTGGACCTGGCACCGCGTGTACGATGCAGAGAAGGACTTCCGCGCCCTGGTGCGGGAGCATGGTCGGGGACACGACGAAGTGATGCAGCGGCTAGTCCGTCAGGCGGCCAGGGAGCTGCTGCTCCTCCAGGCCTCAGACTGGCAGTTCCTGATCACCACCTGGTCGGCTCGCGACTACGCCGAGGCGCGGCTGAACTCCCACTACAACGACTTCAAGAGCCTGATGCGGGTGGCCCGGGACTATGCCGCCGGTCGGGTCGTCTCTGACGCTTCCTGGGCAGCCGTCGGTCGAATCAGCGACCGCGACCGTCCCTTTGCCAAGATCGATCCTACCTGGTGGGGTCGCGTCAAGCGCCCCGCTATCGGCTAACCCACCAGGTCTTCAGCACGCAGCGAGCATCGCAAGAAAAAACGGCCACCACTGCTGAAGTGGTGGCCGTGTTCGTTACTGGGTCTTGGCGGGCGGGAAGTTTGGCGGCATCCACGCCGGCAGATCGGCTATCGATTGCCGTGCCTTCTCCGACGTCGGCACGCCCCAGGTCTGGAAGAAGGGCCCCAGGTTCTTGCCGACCTGTCGCGAGAACCGCACCATCCACTGGTCGCGCTTCTCGTCATCGTTCTTGGGCAACTCCGCCGCCGGAGCCTTGCGGTACTGGTTGATGACCACGCGGAAGGGGTCCCAGCCGAAGCCCTCCTGAAGCTGTGCGTACATGCGCAGCGCGAGGAAGGGGTCGCTCTTCCACTTGTCAAAGGGTGCGCCCGCCGCAAGATAGTCGGCGACCTTCTTGTCCATCTTGTCCGCCGACACACGGCCGGTGACGACCGGCTGCCCGCAGACCTTGTCGAAGACGTACATCGTGAAGAGGTTGACGGTCACCTCACCGGTACCGCCGAAGGTGTAGTTCCCCGACTGGTGATTGTGGCCCAACTCGTGGAACAGGCCCCAGTCACCGGCCTTGATCTTGTCATAGCTGACCATGCGCGCAGGCGCGTCGAGCCAGGTCATGATGGGGTAGCCGGAGTGCATGTAACCGGCGCTGATCTGCTCGTCGGAGCAGATACGCTCGGGACGCTTGCGCTCGTGAGGGATGCCCGCGAAGTCGGCCTCGGTGTCCAGCACCTGATCCCACAGGCGCATGAGCTGCTCCGGGTCGTCAAGGGTGCGCACATGCTCCGCGGGGACGGTGAGGATGACCTTGCTCGAGGCCAGTTCGGCCCAGGGCCCCGGGGCCTGACGGATCGTGCTGCGCCACTGGTCGAGACTGGTCTTGCCCAGCTCATAGAGGGGAGCTTCGACCGCACCGGACACGCCAACCGAGAGGGAGCCCAGCTTGCAGTTCTCGGGGACCTCGACATAGACCAGTCCGCCGAAGGGGCTGGCCACGGTCGTCTCTGCGCTGGACAGTTTCCAGGAGCGGCTGATTTCGGGGAAGCGCTTCCAACTGTCCAGTCCCCAGAGCTTGTCGGTGTGAGAGCCGATCCTCACGCTCAGCCCCTTCCCCACCGCAGCGGCAGGAAGAGTGACGGTCACGGACTCACCGGGAGCTGCGTAGAGGCCGAGACTGTGCCAGGCAGGAACGGCGGTATCGAGGCTGACCTGTCGGCTGACCCGCGGGGCATCGGCAGGAACCGAACCAGGGAAGCTCGCCGCCGAGGGATAGGCTTTCACCTGCGGTACCGGCACGTTGCGCATCTGAGAGAAGTCGCGGATGATGGAGAGGCGGGCGAAGGGCTGCTTGACGGTCACCGGCGCCTTGTCCGTTGGGAGGGCCTGCTCGCCGCGCTCCGCGATGAGTGAGTTCAGTCGCGGGTTGATGAACTGGTCGTCGGGCGGCAGAGCACGCAGCGCCAGGGACAGAGTCGACCCGATCTGGGCGTTCTCGGCCTCGGGGATCTCGGTGCCCTGCGCCAGTCGGCTAAGGGCCACGGAGGACTGGGTGAGTTCCAGCTCGGCGGGTGCGGTGAGGTAGCCCTTGGGGTCGGTCTCATCGACCATGGCATCGGCCCAGGTGATCCCCATCGGTGCGCAGATGCGGTTGCCGCCCATCTCGGTTCGCACGTCGCGACCCGGGTTGAGCTGCTGCCAACCCCAGGAGCAGGCATGAAGGAACAGGCCGCCGCCCTGGCGGACGAAGTCGGTCAGCGCCGCCGCTGCCGGTGAAGTTGTGGTGCCGCCGAAGGACTGCGCCGGACCAAAGAGCACCTGCACCTGGTTGAGCTTGGCGGGGACGTCGGCCTCCGTGAGGACGAGCACCTTGTAGCCCGATTCACGCAGGACGCTGGCGACCTCCGGCAGGCCAATCACACCGACGACCGGGTCGGTCTTCCCGGCGGCCAGCCACTTCGCGATGTTCCCGGTGAGTTGGCGGTTGTCGACGCTCTTGAGGGACGCCCCACCGAAGAAGCCGCCGTGACCTGCGGCGAACAACCGACCCTTGCCGTAGTGAGCAGCGGCAAGGAAGGGTGCCCGGTACTTGCCCGTGCGTGCTGTGGCGACGACGAAGGCCTGATCGCCCGACACGACGATGGCCGCAGGGATGCAGCCGGGCGCGATCAGTAGCCGCGTGCCCTTCAGGAGCGCGTCAACATCCTCGGGCGCCGCGAGACTGACGACTTGTGAGGAGATGAGCAGAAGCAGCGCGAGAGCAGCGGTGGCCAGGCGGGCACGCATCACAGATCAGCTCCTTGTGTGTTGCGAACTGGGGCCCTTGGTCCGCGCCGACGTGCGTCAGATCACCTTGAGCAGCATCAGGAGGCCCATCACGATGAAGGCTGCACCGGCCAGGTAGCGGATGATCTGCTCCGGGAAGCACGTTGCGCAGAGCTGGCCAAGAACCACGCCGAGTGCGCTGACGATCGTCAGGGCAAGCGCGGCGCCGGCGAGCACGAGATAGGGGCTGTTGAACTTCGCTGACTGGGTGATGACGGCGAGCTGTGTCTTGTCGCCGAGCTCGGCAAGAAGCAGGAGCGTAAAGGTAGATACGAAGGGCTTCCAATCCACGGTAGGGACCTCCAATATGCACTGACGCGCCGCAGCCGGTAGCTGCGGCGCGTCAGTATTGTACCATAGGGCAAGGGCTGCGAGGTAGCCGTGACGTCAGCACGTCCAACCGACGGCGACCAGAAGCCCTCCTGGCGCTAGAGCGATGGGATCGCGAGGTTCGTCGCACCCGTGTCGGCCGCCTGCTGAGCGGTGAGCGCAACCATCGTCGAGCGGAAGCACTCTTCTCGGCACAGGAAGGGCTCGGCCCCGAACTCGACCTGCCGGGCGAAGTCCTCGAAGGGATCCACGCCGGGACCTTCGGCCTGCTCTATCACGGCTTCAGGCTCCCCGGCACGCTGGAGGATCAGCCGCTTGTCGCTCTCGTAGGCCAGATGGCCCTCGCTTCCCCAGAGGAAGAAACGCCAGTGAGCGGCATGACCCGCAGGTGCCAGGTAGGAGCAGTCGCCCATCATGCGGGCACCGTCCTCCATTTGCAGGAAGCTCTGGGCCGACTGCTGGAAGTGCTCCGGTGCCGGTGAGCCCTGAACAGGTCCGGCGGCCGCGCTCAGCACGTGGCTGAACTCCTTGCCGGTGATCCAGCGCAGCATGTCGAAGCCGTGGATCATGATGTCATTGATCGTGCCGCCCTGCTTGCCGGGCTCGAAGTACCACCCTGGACGCGAGCCCCAGTTCAGCGGGTGCAGCCCGAAGACGGTGGCCGTCGCGAGGTTGCCGATCGCGCCCGAGCGGACCAGGTCGCGCATCTTCATCGCAAGTCCGCTGTAGCGCATGGTGAAGTCGGCGTGGACGACCAGGTTCTTCTCACGGGCCAGAGCGGCGATCTGCCGCAACTGGTCGACCTCGGTGCACAGGGGCTTGTCCGTCACGACATGCTTACCCGCTTCGAGGGCTTTGATCAGGATCGGCCCGCGACGGGCGAAGTAGTCGATGCAGGCCAGGGCGTCGAAGTCGACCTCCTGCAAGACCTGGTCGAAGGTGTCGTGGGTCAGTGTGACCCCCAACTGCACCGGGATCTGGTCGCGCGCAGCGGGATCCTCCTCGACACAGGCCACCACATCGACGTGTTCGAGCCGCTGCGCCGTCTGGTAGAGGGCGGCAGCGTGAGCGTGACGGAACCCCACGATCGCTAGTCTCATGAAGCAGGCTCCTCAGCCGGAACGGTCTCGCCGTAGGCCCTGGCGAGTCGCTTCTCAGAGACAGGCACGGTGACAAGGCTCACGAGCGGTACCAGAACGAGGGAGACGATCATGCCCAGGGACGCCGCCACCGGAGCGTTCGCAGGCCCGAGGACGAAGAAGCCGCCGACGGAAGTGATCAGACCGCACAGAAGGCCACAGACTGCGCCGGCCGGAGTAGTCTTGCGCCACAGAATACCCCAGACGAAGGGGCCGATGAAGGCGCCGGAGAGGGCACCCCAGGACATGGACATCAAGGTGACGATGGCACCGACCTTGCCGGCAGCCATGATCACCGAGAGCGCCACGAAGACGCCGCAGAGGACCCGCATGAGCAGAAGACCGTGCCTGGATTCCTGGCCCTTGCGGTTCCGGGCTCCGAGCAGGTCGACGGTGATCGCGGCGCTGGAGACCAGCACCAGCGAGGACAGCGTGGACATCGAGGCAGCCAGGACGACCAACAGGACGACTACCGAGAACCAGGTCGGAGTGTACTTGGTGAGCAGCTCCGGCGTGATCTTGTCGAAGTCGGGACCGTGTCCGTTGGCCAGTTGCGGGAGGTCTGCAGCGCTGGCATAGAAGTGATGGGAGAGACCGCCGCAGTAGTAGGCGCTGAAGGAGATAATCGCCGAGAAGATGGTGGCGATGATGATCCCGCGCTTGATGGCATCGCGGCTCTTGATCGAATAGAACTTCTGGACCATCTGCGGCAAGCCCATCGGCCCGACGCTGGTCATGAACACGAGCCCCAGCAGCGAGATGAAGCCCGGGAACAGCGGTGCGGGCGCACCGGGAGGCGGCGGATTGAGCGCCGGAGCGCTGGCTGGCAAGAGCCCTTGCTCGAAGGAGCCGAATACTCCCAGACCGGTCGCCTGGGCCAGGAGCAGCACCATGATGATGACGCCGAAAATCTGCATCACACCCTGCACCATGTCGGTGAGGGTCACTGCGAAGTACCCGCCCATGACCAGATACACGCCGGTCAGCACGGCCATGAAGATGATCGCCTGGAGGTAGCCGATCCCCAGGTTCACCTCGAACAGGTGCGAGAGGCCCTGGTAGACGCCAGCGGAATAGGGAACAAGAAAGACAAAGATGATGATCGCCGAGAGCGGCTTGAGCCAACTGACGCCATAGCGGGCTGCGAGGAACTCCGGCATGGTGATGGCGTCGAGACGCTCGGTCATCTCTCGTGTCTTGGTGGCAAGTAGCGCCCAGGCCAGAGCTGTGCCGATCACGGCGTTACCCAGAGCGACCCACAGGGCGTGCATCCCGAAGCCCCAACCGATCTTGCCGGCAAAACCAACGAAGAGAACAGCGGAGAAGTACGTGGTGCCGTAGGCCATGGCGGAAACCCAGGGCCCGATGGTGCGGCCGCCGATGAAGAAGTCACCGACGTTCTTGGTGCGACGCATCGACCACCAGCCAATGCCGAGCATGACGCAGATGTACAGCAGAACCGCAAGACCTTTGCCAAACGTTTCCAAGTGAGAACCCTCCCAGGGCTACGACGAATCTGAACACCCTTCCGTCTCACCGGTTACGCGGCTGTGCCTCTCTCCCGAAGCACAGGCCCCGCGCCTCCCACCGCGACGGGCGGCGATGTTGTCTACTGGGCGTCAAGGCCCAGCTCTTTAGCGACACGCTGCAGCCCCTCACTGGGGGGCCACATCGATATCGCCTGTTTCACCATCCTTCGGCCTTCGTCAACCTCTCCCAACAGGGCGAGACAGGTGCCCCAGGCCAGCAGGACCTCGGGTTCGTTCTGGCTCTTCTCCCATGCGGCCTGAAGGGGAAGCAACGCCTCCACGGGGCTTGCCCCTTGCTTGAGCAGGACTACACCGAGTCCCAGATTGGCCGCAGAAGAGGAGTCATCGTAGTTGGTGGCCATGCGGAAGGACTCCTCGGCCGCCTTCCACTGGCGTTGCTCGGCGTATATGCGCCCTAGCCAGGTGTAAGACCTCCCACTGGGTTTGCGCGTTTTGATCTCCTCTGAGGCGAGGAGCGCCTGCGCCCAGTTGCCCTCCTGGGCCAGGAATCCGACCATAACCTCCAGCGCCGTCGTGCTCTTGGGGTCAGCATCGGCGGCGGCCCGCAGGTGCTCGTACATGGACTTCTTGTCGGCCATGGAGAAACACGCAACGGCTGCGAAGGTGAGCGCTTCCGCCTTGAGCGAGGGGATCTGCTCGGACAGCTTGAGGTAGTCGTCGCGACAGGAGGTCAGCACCCGCCGCTGGGCGTCATCCAGGCTGTCCCAGAGGGGCTTGTCAAGGCCGCCGGACATCTGCGAGGTGAAGAAGGGCATCATCTTGGCTGAGACGGCATACTCGGCCAGACGTGGGAAACCCGGGGCCAGCGCAGACGCCTTCTTGAGGATCTCGCTCATTTCCTCGAAGGCCCCAAGACGTTTGAGCCCTGACTTGGGGTCCGCGCGCAACTCCAGCACCTCGGGCAGCCACTTGGCGATGAACAGCATCACCTGTGGACGGGGATCATCGGGTGCGAGCCGCAGGGCTTCTTTGGCCTCGGACTCGGCGGCCTCCAGGTGCCCGCGCATGAGCTGGGGCATGTTCAGGCTGTGGGCCATCACCGCGTGCTTGGCGTGCAGGTCGGCTGCCAGCTCATGGGGCTTCCACAGCGTCTCGTCCGCCACCATCGCCAGCTCGATCTGGGTGGCTGCATCCTCATCGCGCGACAGGGCGACCAGTACCTCTGCATAGCCGGTGTGGGCACGAGCATTCTGCGGCTCCGCCTGGAGGAGCTTGTCGTAGCCTTCTGCTGCCTTCTGATAGCTGGTGGCCGCATCGTCATAGCGCCCGAGTTGCTGCTGCAGGCGAGCCAGTCGCAGCCACAGATCGGGCCGCTCCCCGGCCTTGAGCTCCTCCTGCACCTTTGCGACGTCGCCCTCCGGGTCAAGCGAATCGGGGATCCGCAGGTCGCTCGTAGCGAAGGTGACGTTGAGGTTCAGCGCGATCTTGGGGAGCTGCAACTCCTGGATCAGCACGCCGGGATCAAGAGCGAAGGCAGGCGACACGACGGCGGCAAGACATGCCGTCGCCAGGGCCCTCCAGGTAACGCATCGTAGGGAACGGCTACACCGTGCGCCCAATTTGTGCTCCTTCCCAGATCGCATGATGCAGCGTGCGTGCCTCCACGCAATCGCCGATCGAGTAGACCTGCAGCCCCGGCGGTGCAGCCTCGGGAGCCGGGCCCTGCTGTGAGCGATGGCCCAGGGCGAGCACCACGGAACCCGCGGGCAAGCTCCTCAGGACGCCCTCGCTTCCCCGGACTGTCACCGTGCCCTCGGCAACGCTCAGCACCTCGCAGGCTGTATACACCTTTACGCCGAGGTCCGCAAGTTGCCGGGCGACGAAGTGCTGAACTCCAGCAGCCATCCGCGGCCCAACAAGGGGCTCCCTTTCGAGCAGCGTCACCTCGTGCCCACGTCGCGCCAGATGCAGGGCGGCAAGGCAGCCGGACTCCCCGGCACCAAGGATCGTCACCACGTGCGAGAGGGGCCTCTGCGGGTTCTGAAGGCAGTCGAGGACATCGACGACCGTGCCTGAGACGCCGCCGACCACGGACTCCCGCGCCGTCGCAGGTCGTGAGCCCGTTGCGATCACTACCACGTCGGGAGCTGCCGCGGCAATCGTCTCCCAATCAGCCTTCTGCTGCCAGAGCACCTGCACACCCGAGGCGTCCAGAGCGCCGACCATGCTGCCCAGGAGATCGGCGAAGGCGCCGCTCCGGTCTGCACAGACCAGGTCGGCGAGACGGCCTCCCAAGGTCGGCCGTTGCTCCCAGAGAGTCACCTCGTGTCCGCGCCGGGCGGCCACGGCTGCAGCCGTCATCCCGGCCGGTCCGCCGCCGATCACCAGCACCTTGCGCCTCGGCTCGGCAGGTGGCAGGGCATCGTCTTCCCACTCCGCCTCGTGACCGGTGGTGGGGTTCGTGACGCACTCGCAGCCGGCTTCAGGATCACGGGCCTTCCCCAGGCATCCCAGGTTGCACTGCACGCAGGTGATGATATCGCGCTCTCGGCCCTGGCGCGCTTTGTTGGCCCATTCCGGATCGGCCAGCAGAGCTCGTCCCAGGGCGACGAGGTGGCACTGGCCTGCGCTCAGGGCTTCCTCGGCCCGCGCAGGAGTGCGCAGGTTGCCGACACCAATCACCGGCACACTGACCACCCGCGCTACGGCGGCGGCGAGAGGCAGCAGATGGCCCTGTGGCATCAGGAAGGGCGCTGAGGCGTAGGAGGAGGTCTCGCCGATCCCCGCCGAGACGTGGATCGCACAGTAGCCGTAGCCCTGGAGCAGGACGGCCACCTGCTGCATCATCTCCGGCGTCATCCCGCCGGGAACGTACTCCTCGGCGGACACCCGACACCACACGGGGAAGTCCTGTCCACAACGCTTGCGGATGGCGGCGATCACCTCAGCGGCAAAGCGCGTGCGTTTCCGCAGATCGCCACCGTAGGCGTCGGTGCGCCGGTTGAGGTGCGGCGAAAGGAAGGAGCAGCCCAGGTAGCCGTGGGCCATGTGGACTTCGACCCCATCGAGGCCTGCCTGCCTGGCTCGTCGTGCACCCTCGCCAAAGGCCTCTACTGCCTCGCGGATCTCCCTGACCGTCATCTCGCGAGGCAGTCGTCCGTCGCGGCCGGTCGGGACGGCCGAGGGCGAAAGCGTCTCCTGGCCGATGACCTGCACACTCGCCTGGCGTCCACCGTGCTGAAGCTGCAGCGCGATTCGGCCACCGGCCTCATGTACGGCATCGGCGAGGCGGCGGAAGCCGTCGATGTAGGTGTCATCGAGGATTGCCAGCATTCGCGGAGCCGTCAGCCCCAGCGGGTGGACCGCCGTGTGCTCGACGATGTTCAGCCCTGTGCCGCCGCGCGCACGCGCCACATGATAGGCGATCAGCCGATCCGTCACGCGGTGCTGAAGGTCCGCGTAATGGGTCCCCATCGGCGCCATGACGATGCGGTTCGGCAACTCCAGGCCGCCCAGGGAAAGGGGAGAGAAGAGTCTGGGATAGCGCATAGGCTCCGGGACCTTCGTGATCATGCAAATCCACTACTGGACTGTTCGCCGCTACCGTGCCTTTGCCCTCCGTCTCGGCGCTTGTGGCAGGAGTCGCCTCCTACACCCCGAATCCTTCCAAGGGTCCTGCCTGGCCTAGTGACGAGCCGGGAGGCCGTCACAGGGGATGCAGCCGGGTAGGTTTTGACCTGGAAAGGATGATGGTGGATGCGTGTCTCGGTAGGTGTGTTGGTCTGTCTTCTGCTCCTGGTCGTGTCCTGCTGGTCCTTTTGCGCGGAGGAAACAGCCACTCTATCGTCTTCGAACGAGACCGCACTGGAGAAGCTGCCGACCGTCTCGCCCAAACTGCCGAGCGAAACGAAACTGGTTCTGCCGGAGCTCAGCAACCTGGTTCTGGCGGCCGACCGGGCGGCAATCCCGGGCACGATTCGACGTCTCCCCGATGCCGCCGGGGCGATTGCCCCCTGGTTCGTACGACCTCGCGCCGCTAGTCTGCATAGCTTCTGCATCGGGCGCTGGCTGTGGGATCCGCCGGCCGCCCGACGAAGGATCCTCTACTACTGCGACTCGAACGACCGGCGCATCTTCTTCTCCGTGGGCCCCGGTCACGAGGCGGTTCTCGGCGTCCACAGAACCCTGGTGCGTGAGGTCTGCTTCGGCCCGGGGAACCAGTTGTACTTCTCCGAGGCCAGTGGCGCCCAGGCCGACGGCAAGGTCTTCCGCATCGTCCCCGGGGCCGGAGTGGTCCTGTATGCCACGGTCAGCATCGGGCGCATCGGCGGGTTCTGGTCGGGCAACTTCGGCTTCGATCGATCCGGCATGATGTACGTGTCAAACGGCAACCTCGCTGCTTCGGCTCTGTGGCGGTACCCAATCGGAGCCATGCCGGTTCCGCTGTTCCGGCACCCCAACCTGAGTGGGTTCTTCGTCCGCCAGGGCGCTGAGGCGATGCGAGGGGTGTTCTTCAGCGACCTGACCAACGTGGTGAACTACCGGGTGATTGGTGGGGCGGGTGCGCCGGCTCACTACCCCGGCCCTGCGCGTTGCGAGTTCTGTGACGTCTGGGTGCCGTCCTAGATTGAGGAGGAAGGCGAGGCACAGCGGCCTTGTTCCGCACGAGGCCGGCAGGCTGTGGCCCGCGAGGAAGGACTTGGCGTCTGGAGAGCGAAATAGCTTCGCTCATCAGTGCGAAGACCTGCCGGCGCGGGCCGGCATCGACACCTCAGGGAGGTTTGGGCATGGCCAAGAAGATCAAGGCCGCTGTGATCGGCGCCGGCGTCGGCAAGTACCACATCGAGGGCTACCAGTCGCATCCGGGCTGCGAGCTCGTGGCGCTGTCTGATATCAACAAAGCCGCTCTCGACGACACCTGCTGCAAGTTCGGCATCTCCAAGGGCTACACAGATTACAAGGAGATGCTGGCCGACCCGGAGATCGACTGTGTGAGCGTCTGCCTGCCGAATGCGCTGCACAAGTCCGTGGTCATCGACTGTCTCGAGGCCGGCAAGAATGTGCTGTGCGAGAAGCCACTGGCACGCGACGCCAAAGAGGGCGCCAAGATGGTTGCGGCGGCCGAGAAGGCCGGCAAGAAGTTCATGATCCAGTTCAACAACCGCTACCGGCCGGAGGCCCAGTTGCTCAAGAAGTACGTGCAGCAAGACGAGCTGGGCAAGCTGTACTTCGCGCGCTGCGGCTGGATTCGGCGCAATGGCATTCCCGGATGGGGCGGCTGGTTCACGAACCGCGACCTCGCCGGCGGCGGCCCGCTCATCGACCTGGCTGTGCACATGCTCGACCTGACCATGTGGCTGATGGGCAACCCCGAGCCGGTCACCGTCCTTGCCTCGACCTACTCGGCCTTCGGCCCGAAGATGGAAGCGCTGGGTCCCTGGGGCACTCCCAACCTCAAGGGCAAGTTCAACGTCGAGGACATGGCTGTGGCCATGATCAAGTTCGCCGGCGGCCAGACCATCTCGCTGGAGGCCTCCTGGGCCTCGCGCTGCAAGCGTGAGTGGGTCTACTCGACCCTCATGGGCGACAAGGCCGGTGCGAGCCTGGAGCGCGTCTTCGGCTTCGACGGCGTGGACGACACCTCGATCGACACGCTGGAGCTGTACACGCAGGAGAACGGCGTCCCGGTCAACCGTGAGCTGATCGTGCAGCCTGATCCGGCCATGGGTCGCCACTCCGCAGTGAGCCACTTCGTGGACTGCCTGCTCGACGATTCCGTCGAGATGATCTCCCCGGCGACCGACGGCCTGCGCATCATGAAGATCCTGGATGCCGCCTACAAGTCGGCGGAGACCGGCAAGGCCGTCAACATCAAGTAGGTTGCAGGACCGACTGAACCGGAGCGAACAGAAGGGCCGAGGCAGATGCCTCGGCCCTTTGACTCACCTTTAGGTTCGGCGGAACGAGCCGTCTACTTCCCCTTCGCGGCCTTCAGTACTGTGGCCGCGTCCGCATACCCCTTCAGGAACTCATACAGGGTCTTGCCGTCTTCGCCCATCGCGGCGGAGTCCGCTTCCGCCGTTTCTTCCTTCGTATCGAGGCGCTTCAGGAGGGCGGCGGAGGGTACCAGCCACGCGCTCTTGGACTTCTCGGCAAGCAGAACCACGTACTGCGCGCTCTTCACTCGAGTCACCGGGAGGTTCCACACCAGGGCCTCGCTGGCTTTGTCCTCTTCGGCCCGGTAGACCTGGACCGAGTACAACTGTCTGGCGCCTGTGCCCGTCGCGAGCAGATCGAAGGGAGCCTCCTTCGCCTCAGGCAGGTACACCGCAAGACCCGCTCCCT is a window encoding:
- a CDS encoding FAD-dependent oxidoreductase yields the protein MITKVPEPMRYPRLFSPLSLGGLELPNRIVMAPMGTHYADLQHRVTDRLIAYHVARARGGTGLNIVEHTAVHPLGLTAPRMLAILDDTYIDGFRRLADAVHEAGGRIALQLQHGGRQASVQVIGQETLSPSAVPTGRDGRLPREMTVREIREAVEAFGEGARRARQAGLDGVEVHMAHGYLGCSFLSPHLNRRTDAYGGDLRKRTRFAAEVIAAIRKRCGQDFPVWCRVSAEEYVPGGMTPEMMQQVAVLLQGYGYCAIHVSAGIGETSSYASAPFLMPQGHLLPLAAAVARVVSVPVIGVGNLRTPARAEEALSAGQCHLVALGRALLADPEWANKARQGRERDIITCVQCNLGCLGKARDPEAGCECVTNPTTGHEAEWEDDALPPAEPRRKVLVIGGGPAGMTAAAVAARRGHEVTLWEQRPTLGGRLADLVCADRSGAFADLLGSMVGALDASGVQVLWQQKADWETIAAAAPDVVVIATGSRPATARESVVGGVSGTVVDVLDCLQNPQRPLSHVVTILGAGESGCLAALHLARRGHEVTLLEREPLVGPRMAAGVQHFVARQLADLGVKVYTACEVLSVAEGTVTVRGSEGVLRSLPAGSVVLALGHRSQQGPAPEAAPPGLQVYSIGDCVEARTLHHAIWEGAQIGRTV
- a CDS encoding Gfo/Idh/MocA family oxidoreductase — encoded protein: MAKKIKAAVIGAGVGKYHIEGYQSHPGCELVALSDINKAALDDTCCKFGISKGYTDYKEMLADPEIDCVSVCLPNALHKSVVIDCLEAGKNVLCEKPLARDAKEGAKMVAAAEKAGKKFMIQFNNRYRPEAQLLKKYVQQDELGKLYFARCGWIRRNGIPGWGGWFTNRDLAGGGPLIDLAVHMLDLTMWLMGNPEPVTVLASTYSAFGPKMEALGPWGTPNLKGKFNVEDMAVAMIKFAGGQTISLEASWASRCKREWVYSTLMGDKAGASLERVFGFDGVDDTSIDTLELYTQENGVPVNRELIVQPDPAMGRHSAVSHFVDCLLDDSVEMISPATDGLRIMKILDAAYKSAETGKAVNIK